One region of Quercus lobata isolate SW786 chromosome 2, ValleyOak3.0 Primary Assembly, whole genome shotgun sequence genomic DNA includes:
- the LOC115973850 gene encoding uncharacterized protein LOC115973850, whose product MKVAKSPAIETKWSPPLGEGYKTNYDGAVFEDSGEAGIGVVVRNATSEVLAALSEKIPYPGLMELGEILAARRVVRFIVELGMSQSIFEGDSEIVYKALKSVDVGHSSIGQYVKDIMSISGSLRTFSFSHTRRQSNCVAHALAKRARFSFPLLAWMEHVPPDVIPVVVSDL is encoded by the coding sequence ATGAAAGTGGCTAAGTCCCCTGCGATTGAGACGAAATGGAGTCCACCGTTGGGTGAGGGGTATAAAACCAACTATGATGGGGCAGTTTTTGAAGACTCGGGTGAGGCAGGGATCGGTGTGGTTGTGCGAAATGCTACCAGTGAAGTGCTAGCTGCACTTTCAGAGAAAATTCCTTACCCCGGCTTAATGGAGTTGGGGGAGATCCTAGCTGCAAGAAGGGTTGTTCGGTTCATTGTGGAATTGGGCATGTCACAGTCAATATTTGAAGGAGACTCGGAGATAGTTTACAAGGCGTTGAAATCAGTTGATGTGGGCCATTCCTCAATCGGTCAATATGTGAAAGACATTATGTCTATTTCCGGTTCGCTTCgaactttctctttctctcatactAGGAGGCAAAGTAATTGTGTGGCTCATGCCTTAGCCAAGAGAGCAAGATTTTCTTTTCCGTTGTTAGCCTGGATGGAGCATGTTCCTCCAGACGTGATTCCTGTTGTAGTTTCAGATTTATAG